From the genome of Spinacia oleracea cultivar Varoflay chromosome 2, BTI_SOV_V1, whole genome shotgun sequence, one region includes:
- the LOC110775855 gene encoding vacuolar protein sorting-associated protein 29, giving the protein MVLVLAIGDLHIPHRAPDLPAKFKSMLVPGKIQHIICTGNLCIKEVHDYLKTLCPDLHITRGEYDEDARYPETKTLTIGQFKLGLCHGHQVVPWGDLDSLAMLQRQLDVDILVTGHTHQFTAYKHEGGVVINPGSATGAYSSITYDVNPSFVLMDIDGLRVVVYVYELIDGEVKVDKIDFKKTTAPQSPH; this is encoded by the exons ATGGTGTTGGTATTGGCGATAGGTGATTTGCACATCCCACATAGAGCACCTGATCTCCCTGCTAAATTCAAGTCTATGCTTGTTCCTGGAAAGATTCAACACATCATCTGCACTGGTAATCTTTGCATCAAA GAAGTACATGACTACCTAAAAACATTATGTCCAGATCTTCATATTACTCGAGGTGAATATGATGAAGACGCGCGTTATCCAGAGACAAAAACCCTAACCATCGGCCAATTCAAGCTTGGACTTTGTCATGGTCACCAG GTTGTTCCGTGGGGGGACTTGGACTCGTTAGCCATGCTTCAAAGACAGTTGGACGTGGACATCCTCGTTACCGGACACACACATCAATTTACTGCATACAAGCACGAAGGCGGTGTTGTCATAAACCCAGGATCAGCCACAGGTGCATACAGTAGCATCACCTATGATGTTAACCCGAGCTTTGTTCTGATGGATATTGACGGGCTTCGTGTGGTAGTTTACGTCTACGAGCTTATTGATGGGGAAGTTAAGGTTGATAAGATTGACTTCAAGAAGACCACTGCTCCTCAATCTCCTCActga